The nucleotide sequence CGGCGATCGCGCGCCCGTCTCGCGTGACGATCACACGTTCGCCCCGCTCCACCCGGTCCAGCACTTCTCCACCTTTATTGCGGAGGTCGCGCACAGTTACTGATTCCACGTCAGCAGTGTATCACCGGTGAGACATACGTGCGGTGTGGTGTGTCTCTTGCATTTCGTAACGTTGTTTCGTAACGTCGATACAAATCACCAAGGGCAAAGGAGCACTCATGAGCGGACCGGTCACCTACCGTCGCGACGAATCCATCGCGACCATCACCATGGACGACGGCAAGGTCAACGCGCTGGGGCCGACCATGCTGCAAGCCCTCAACGACGCGCTCGACAACGCCGACCGCGACGACGTCGGCGCGGTGGTCATCGCCGGCAACCACCGCGTGTTCAGCGGCGGGTTCGACCTGAAGGTCTTTCAAGCCGGCGAAGCGCAGCCGGCGATCGACATGCTCCGGGGCGGATTCGAGTTGTCCTACCGGCTGCTGTCCTACCCCAAGCCGGTCGTCATGGCGTGCACCGGCCCGGCCATCGCGATGGGATCGTTCCTGTTGTGCAGCGGCGATCACCGAATCGCCGCGCCGGGATACAACATTCAGGCCAACGAGGTGGCCATCGGCATGGTCGTGCCGCATGCGGCCTCGGCAATCCTGAAGCTGCGTCTCACGCGGTCGGCCTATCAGCAAGCGGTCGGGCTGTCCAAGGTGTTCTTCGGCGAGACCGCCCTGGCCGCCGGATTCATCGACGAGATCGACCTGCCGGAGCGGGTACTCGCTCGGGCGCAGGAGGCTGCCCTCGAATTCACCAAGCTCGACCAGCGGGCCCACGCCGCCACCAAACTGCGCGCCCGCGCCGACACGCTCAAGGAGCTGCGCGCCGGAATCGACGGCGTGCCACGCGAAATCGGCGCGCAGTAGACCGGATGCCCCGACCCAAACAGCGCACCCCCGAGCTTCGCGACCAAGTGCTCAAGGTCGCGATGTCGACCTTGAACGAGGACGGCCTGTCCGGGTTCACCACCCGGCGGGTGGCCGAGCTGGCCGGCACCTCGGTGCCCGCGGTCTACGAGTTGTTCGGCGACAAGTCCGGATTGGTGCGCGCGGTGTTCTTCGAGGGATTCCGGATGCTTGCCCGCCAGCTGCTCGCCGTGCCCGAGACCGACGACGCGGTCGGCGACGTGCAACGGCTCATTCC is from Mycobacterium conspicuum and encodes:
- a CDS encoding crotonase/enoyl-CoA hydratase family protein — encoded protein: MSGPVTYRRDESIATITMDDGKVNALGPTMLQALNDALDNADRDDVGAVVIAGNHRVFSGGFDLKVFQAGEAQPAIDMLRGGFELSYRLLSYPKPVVMACTGPAIAMGSFLLCSGDHRIAAPGYNIQANEVAIGMVVPHAASAILKLRLTRSAYQQAVGLSKVFFGETALAAGFIDEIDLPERVLARAQEAALEFTKLDQRAHAATKLRARADTLKELRAGIDGVPREIGAQ